From the Nymphalis io chromosome 1, ilAglIoxx1.1, whole genome shotgun sequence genome, one window contains:
- the LOC126771871 gene encoding monocarboxylate transporter 12-B-like isoform X2: MSKRNSFAMLPKTEKRIKLVPPDGGWGWMVLLGTALSNIFNQSMLSLFSLLYGDALEAMGHNTQGAAIVLSTMLFVTNFGGPIAGAIIKLTTPRFVAVSGAFFCTTGILLSGFSTNIWHLVLTYGVFLGLGLGFIQNASFVAINSYFKVRKSLAVGLAMAGTGVGQTLMPHVVRYLLEHFGFKGACLMLASLSLHGICGTMLIQPVEWHMKKVEEEVVIDEKMHLLEENNKDINKNKEYNGNTDVNQKGQVTVLAVASENGVDKNISQSPKETNKNGVSKEKLNGTQNVPKPKKTLMRKIYELFDISLLSSPRFLNIIIGTALTVVSIQNFSMLYPFFLQVIAAMDKQQTAYCMSAIAFADIIGRLVLPALQDKYNIKARMMLILTSTWLIVVRQILAYQTDLYVLLTLSALYGFGRSMIIVARNIAISEQCRMDQVPSAVGLGMLTMGIIVPPVGYFLGWIRDHTGSYALCITAQNLLLVLFLVMWIPDMILIFFNERKEKKKCVEQTLSQ; the protein is encoded by the exons atgtcAAAAAGAAACTCTTTTGCGATGTTACCGAAGACTGAGAAGAGAATAAAATTGGTCCCACCTGATGGAGGATGGGGGTGGATGGTTTTATTAGGAACAGCGCTTTCGAAT attttcaatcaatcaatgctGTCTTTGTTTAGTTTGTTGTACGGAGACGCGTTAGAGGCGATGGGGCACAATACCCAGGGAGCAGCAATTGTTCTGAGTACTATGTTGTTTGTCACAAATTTCGGAGGTCCGATAGCCGGAGCGATCATCAAACTAACGACGCCTAGATTCGTTGCAGTATCCGGTGCCTttttttgtacaacaggcatTTTGCTCAGCGGATTCTCTACAAATATTTGGCATTTGGTCTTAACTTATGGTGTTTTCCTTG GATTGGGTCTAGGATTCATTCAAAACGCATCATTTGTAGCGATTAATAGCTACTTCAAGGTACGAAAAAGCCTTGCTGTTGGTCTTGCCATGGCTGGGACAGGTGTAGGCCAGACACTTATGCCTCATGTTGTCCGATACCTTCTAGAACATTTCGGCTTTAAGGGTGCATGTTTAATGTTGGCATCTCTAAGTTTACATGGG ATATGCGGAACCATGTTAATTCAACCAGTTGAATGGCATATGAAAAAAGTTGAAGAAGAGGTAGTAATTGATGAAAAAATGCATCTCCTTGAAGAAAATaacaaagatataaataaaaacaaagagtaCAATGGCAATACTGATGTTAACCAGAAAGGTCAAGTCACTGTGCTGGCTGTAGCTTCTGAAAATGgagttgataaaaatatatcacaaagTCCAAAAGAGACGAACAAAAATGGCGTatcaaaagaaaaacttaacG GAACCCAAAATGTCCCAAAACCGAAGAAGACTTTGAtgagaaaaatatatgaattatttgatatttctttattatcaaGCCCTCGGttcctaaatattattattggaacTGCTCTGACCGTCGTTTCCATTCAGAACTTCAGTATGCTTTATCCATTTTTTTTGCAAGTAA TTGCAGCAATGGATAAACAACAAACTGCTTACTGTATGTCAGCAATTGCTTTTGCTGATATTATTGGAAGGCTTGTATTACCAGCATTACAggacaaatataatatcaaagcaAGAATGATGTTAATTTTGACGAGCACGTGGTTAATCGTAGTAAGACAAA TATTAGCATATCAAACGGATTTATACGTACTTCTGACTTTGTCTGCTTTATATGGTTTTGGAAGAAGCATGATCATTGTTGCGAGAAACATCGCTATATCTGAACAATGTAGAATGGACCAAGTTCCGTCAGCTGTTGGATTGGGCATGTTAACAATGGGCATAATAGTACCCCCCGTGGGCTATTTCCTAGGCTGGATCAGAGATCACACGGGCAGTTATGCTCTTTGCATAACAGCGCAAAATCTACTTTTGGTATTATTTTTAGTGATGTGGATACCAGATATGATACTTATATTCTTCAATGAAAGAAAAGAGAAGAAAAAATGTGTCGAACAAACATTATCACAGTGA
- the LOC126771871 gene encoding monocarboxylate transporter 9-like isoform X1, giving the protein MSKRNSFAMLPKTEKRIKLVPPDGGWGWMVLLGTALSNIFNQSMLSLFSLLYGDALEAMGHNTQGAAIVLSTMLFVTNFGGPIAGAIIKLTTPRFVAVSGAFFCTTGILLSGFSTNIWHLVLTYGVFLGLGLGFIQNASFVAINSYFKVRKSLAVGLAMAGTGVGQTLMPHVVRYLLEHFGFKGACLMLASLSLHGICGTMLIQPVEWHMKKVEEEVVIDEKMHLLEENNKDINKNKEYNGNTDVNQKGQVTVLAVASENGVDKNISQSPKETNKNGVSKEKLNGTQNVPKPKKTLMRKIYELFDISLLSSPRFLNIIIGTALTVVSIQNFSMLYPFFLQKVAAMDKQQTAYCMSAIAFADIIGRLVLPALQDKYNIKARMMLILTSTWLIVVRQILAYQTDLYVLLTLSALYGFGRSMIIVARNIAISEQCRMDQVPSAVGLGMLTMGIIVPPVGYFLGWIRDHTGSYALCITAQNLLLVLFLVMWIPDMILIFFNERKEKKKCVEQTLSQ; this is encoded by the exons atgtcAAAAAGAAACTCTTTTGCGATGTTACCGAAGACTGAGAAGAGAATAAAATTGGTCCCACCTGATGGAGGATGGGGGTGGATGGTTTTATTAGGAACAGCGCTTTCGAAT attttcaatcaatcaatgctGTCTTTGTTTAGTTTGTTGTACGGAGACGCGTTAGAGGCGATGGGGCACAATACCCAGGGAGCAGCAATTGTTCTGAGTACTATGTTGTTTGTCACAAATTTCGGAGGTCCGATAGCCGGAGCGATCATCAAACTAACGACGCCTAGATTCGTTGCAGTATCCGGTGCCTttttttgtacaacaggcatTTTGCTCAGCGGATTCTCTACAAATATTTGGCATTTGGTCTTAACTTATGGTGTTTTCCTTG GATTGGGTCTAGGATTCATTCAAAACGCATCATTTGTAGCGATTAATAGCTACTTCAAGGTACGAAAAAGCCTTGCTGTTGGTCTTGCCATGGCTGGGACAGGTGTAGGCCAGACACTTATGCCTCATGTTGTCCGATACCTTCTAGAACATTTCGGCTTTAAGGGTGCATGTTTAATGTTGGCATCTCTAAGTTTACATGGG ATATGCGGAACCATGTTAATTCAACCAGTTGAATGGCATATGAAAAAAGTTGAAGAAGAGGTAGTAATTGATGAAAAAATGCATCTCCTTGAAGAAAATaacaaagatataaataaaaacaaagagtaCAATGGCAATACTGATGTTAACCAGAAAGGTCAAGTCACTGTGCTGGCTGTAGCTTCTGAAAATGgagttgataaaaatatatcacaaagTCCAAAAGAGACGAACAAAAATGGCGTatcaaaagaaaaacttaacG GAACCCAAAATGTCCCAAAACCGAAGAAGACTTTGAtgagaaaaatatatgaattatttgatatttctttattatcaaGCCCTCGGttcctaaatattattattggaacTGCTCTGACCGTCGTTTCCATTCAGAACTTCAGTATGCTTTATCCATTTTTTTTGCAA aaaGTTGCAGCAATGGATAAACAACAAACTGCTTACTGTATGTCAGCAATTGCTTTTGCTGATATTATTGGAAGGCTTGTATTACCAGCATTACAggacaaatataatatcaaagcaAGAATGATGTTAATTTTGACGAGCACGTGGTTAATCGTAGTAAGACAAA TATTAGCATATCAAACGGATTTATACGTACTTCTGACTTTGTCTGCTTTATATGGTTTTGGAAGAAGCATGATCATTGTTGCGAGAAACATCGCTATATCTGAACAATGTAGAATGGACCAAGTTCCGTCAGCTGTTGGATTGGGCATGTTAACAATGGGCATAATAGTACCCCCCGTGGGCTATTTCCTAGGCTGGATCAGAGATCACACGGGCAGTTATGCTCTTTGCATAACAGCGCAAAATCTACTTTTGGTATTATTTTTAGTGATGTGGATACCAGATATGATACTTATATTCTTCAATGAAAGAAAAGAGAAGAAAAAATGTGTCGAACAAACATTATCACAGTGA